CGGAAGCGCACCGCATGGGCTTCGTGAATCGCGTGCTGCCGGCGAGCGAAGTCGACGCGTTCGCGGCGGCGCAGGCTGCGAAGCTGGCGGCGCTGCCGGCGTCGTCGTTGCGCGTGACGAAGAGCCTGATGAAGCGCGCGAGCCAGCAGGAACTGCAGACGCAGATGACCGAGGAAGCGGTGCACTTCGGCAAGATGCTGCTTGCGCCCGAAGCGCGCGAGGCGTTCAAGGCATTCTTCGAGAAGCGCAAGCCGGATTTCCGGCAGTTCGATTGAGGGGCGCGCGGCGCCAGGCGGGCTTCGGATGCGTTGGCCGCGCATCGTCGCCGCGCTGCTTCAAGCGCTCAGGCCTCGCGCTGCCAGGTGTCGTAGTCGACGTAGCTGCCTTCGCGGCAGAAGCTCACCAGCCGCACGCCCGCCTCGCGCGCGATCGCAATCGCGAGAGACGACGGCGCCGAGATCGTCGCGACCATCGGCACGTCGACACGCGCGGCCTTGCGCACCAGCTCGTAGCTCGCGCGGCTCGAGAGAAACACGAAACCGTCGCGCGTATCGGCACGGTCGAGCACGAGTTGGCCGATCAGCTTGTCGAGCGCGTTATGGCGGCCGACGTCCTCGAACGCGTAGCGGATCACGCCTTGCGCATCACACCACGCGGCCGCATGCAGGCCGCCTGTCAAACGCGTGAGCGCCTGGTGCTCGGGCAGCGCGCGCGCCGCGTGCGCGATCGCATCCGGCGCGAGCCGCTGCAAGAAGCCGGTGTCCGGCACACGCTGCGGTTTCAGATCGAGCAGATCGATGCTTTCG
Above is a window of Paraburkholderia sprentiae WSM5005 DNA encoding:
- the fdhD gene encoding formate dehydrogenase accessory sulfurtransferase FdhD, translated to MNGQENGRETGPANGRPHALDTDEQPGAVQFEVRRHRGAAVETATDHVGQEWPVALVFNGISHAVMMCTPRDLEAFAVGFAISEGIVERGSDIQDIEVELHDHGALPHAEVQLQVVQQAFAGLKERRRALAGRTGCGVCGIESIDLLDLKPQRVPDTGFLQRLAPDAIAHAARALPEHQALTRLTGGLHAAAWCDAQGVIRYAFEDVGRHNALDKLIGQLVLDRADTRDGFVFLSSRASYELVRKAARVDVPMVATISAPSSLAIAIAREAGVRLVSFCREGSYVDYDTWQREA